In Aedes albopictus strain Foshan chromosome 3, AalbF5, whole genome shotgun sequence, the following are encoded in one genomic region:
- the LOC109422682 gene encoding E3 ubiquitin-protein ligase RNF220, with protein sequence MDHQQHHSAEEVDAGAHGFARQRRPKSDPLCCPICGVTLRPNEIDQHFALEVERLDKILKPRRNHHCTSTPTGGYSLGATDRASLAAVPGTSASSGAATSSGAGLANGTPRSLEGNGESGTGSTPDECWGTYQKIKNNRQARLKMKSRKRKTEDNVCPICSKSVFEEITTHVEACLRKTETNGSNSNGRMKDDSDDDDASIDVEGESYEVYEWAGQTRVRATTMTHQGGAFPSTAVRVTNAEDTDDELNVDGDETQIYGPPQYSERDVVYPVAEQRCKDSYLRGLVMANEPITVKRPEVDNPGEGPSWINAPSTIAATNEHHNNGDGDDQVVASLKSKIREYEGFIKNRPKCLICMDDFKKPVVSICCWHVYCEECWLHTLGAKKLCPQCSMITSPTDLRRIYL encoded by the exons ATGGACCACCAGCAACATCATTCCGCGGAAGAAGTCGATGCCGGGGCGCACGGCTTCGCGAGACAGCGCCGGCCAAAAAGTGATCCGCTGTGTTGTCCAATCTGTGGCGTGACACTGCGCCCGAATGAAATTGACCAGCATTTCGCGCTGGAAGTGGAGCGGTTGGATAAGATTCTCAAACCGAGAAGGAATCACCACTGCACGTCGACCCCAACCGGCGGATATTCACTGGGAGCGACAGATAGGGCTTCTTTGGCAGCGGTGCCGGGAACTAGTGCGAGTAGTGGAGCTGCAACAAGTAGCGGCGCGGGCTTGGCCAATGGTACCCCTCGATCTTTGGAGGGTAACGGTGAATCGGGGACGGGCAGTACTCCGGATGAATGCTGGGGCACGTATCAGAAGATCAAGAACAACAGACAAGCCAGACTGAAG ATGAAAAGCAGAAAACGTAAAACGGAGGACAATGTCTGCCCCATCTGCAGTAAGTCGGTATTCGAGGAAATAACGACACACGTGGAGGCTTGTCTACGGAAGACTGAAACGAATGGTTCCAATAGCAATGGGAGAATGAAGGATGattccgacgacgacgatgccagCATAGATGTGGAGGGTGAGTCATACGAGGTGTACGAATGGGCTGGACAGACAAGGGTACGTGCCACCACAATGACACATCAGGGTGGGGCTTTTCCCAGCACTGCGGTGCGCGTAACGAATGCCGAAGACACGGATGACGAATTGAATGTCGACGGGGACGAAACGCAGATCTATGGACCACCGCAGTACTCCGAACGGGACGTCGTTTATCCTGTGGCGGAACAACGTTGTAAGGATTCCTATCTGCGAGGGTTGGTCATGGCAAACGAACCAATCACGGTAAAACGTCCGGAGGTCGACAATCCTGGCGAAGGTCCCAGTTGGATAAATGCGCCTAGTACGATTGCTGCGACTAACGAACATCACAATAATGGCGACGGGGATGATCAGGTTGTAGCATCACTGAAGTCAAAGATTCGCGAATATGAGGGCTTTATCAAGAACAGGCCCAAGTGTCTGATATGCATGGATGATTTCAAGAAACCAGTGGTTTCCATCTGCTGCTGGCACGTCTACTGCGAAGAGTGTTGGCTGCACACTCTTGGCGCAAAGAAATTGTGCCCACAATGCAGCATGATAACGTCCCCTACAGATTTACGACGAATTTATCTCTAG
- the LOC134290423 gene encoding uncharacterized protein LOC134290423 — MASKRREFDNGAAETPARKSMKKASKWEAVMKELSESKVLNVQLKEELNKARETIASLQVSLNTPRSETSEVRSEEFIGGLGPSSTHRHGPQAGESNAEMTRFMSSVNQISVSSISVPECKPSCELEEIGRHDFEVWKDLLTDSMKLAGVSDEATQFIVFKVKAGQKLLDVFKNTKSVENAPNELNFPFSNAMYRLNTYFSSGADVMLQRRKLALISQKTEESDVAFLMRVGAIARMCEFGDDKEFEEIARAVAEHAKNRDVRTTALKLLSRNGTFTDLVDKVRELETIRLNEDFFNLKHGKPDSVMVARVATTPVGQLADQRGRSGKFGASSRGRYAGQRYRYEGSSSGHGRGSGSWRGTTGAIPERCFRCHSLYHKSFNCSAVDKICLNCGGKGHLQRACRSLMRGDSSRLENERSSDMRASDVAAISKVEHNQSDKAAEDKVSKTHVQGAYDIALVSMGKDSGMISASVAGMKCEFLIDSGAQVNTLSEYCFSQLCEDGVYREGLHNIQQGTDRALKSYASEGEIPVLGTFEAFLFISQDRPVFLEKFYIVRDSQSLLGRPTATRYCVLLLGLQVPVIASDAAHPTALQQTAIAAVSLSDVFPKFNIPPVEIRYDTTKPPCRNIFFNIPLAVKPLVEQRLQQLVASDIIECVEDDMDVSFCSSMLVIPKGKEDFRLVIDLRGPNQYILRTPFAMPTLEQILAELEGATWFSTIDLSNAFFHIELHENSRHLTNFLTEFGMYRCVRLPFGLCNAPDIFQEVMQRKILGGCKGVKNYQDDVLVFGRTKEEHDQNLAVVLERLKEHDVRINHTKCVFGSQQVEFLGFVLTAHGWQIEEEKLNAIRNFRRPENCAELKSFLGLITFVDKFLVHRASATKCLRALASAEKFYWTDEEETEFVNLKQNTLERIKTLGYFCNTDRTELFVDASAAGLGAILVQFSEADVPRIIACASKALTATEQKYPQTHREALAVVWGVERFSFYLTGRPFVVRTDAAANEFIFNNNYRIGKRAISRAEAWALRLQPYDFTIERVSSEDNVADVFSRLISCAQAAKPFEDDNGNHMLFALDGGMDITLSEIEKESEQDEEMQQLCLALQLDEWPRNLRPFEPQKKDLHSLGFLVFKADKIVLPLALRNKALEAAHGGHVGEV, encoded by the exons ATGGCGTCCAAAAGGAGGGAATTCGACAATGGTGCAGCCGAGACTCCCGCTCG TAAATCGATGAAAAAGGCCTCAAAATGGGAAGCAGTAATGAAAGAGCTGTCGGAGTCAAAGGTGCTTAATGTTCAGTTGAAGGAGGAGTTGAATAAGGCGCGCGAAACGATTGCTTCGCTGCAAGTCAGTCTTAATACGCCACGTAGTGAAACGAGCGAGGTTCGAAGCGAGGAGTTCATTGGAGGCTTGGGTCCGTCTAGTACTCACCGTCACGGTCCACAGGCAGGAGAATCTAATGCGGAAATGACACGATTCATGTCATCCGTAAACCAAATCTCGGTGTCCTCTATCTCGGTTCCGGAATGCAAGCCGTCGTGCGAACTCGAAGAAATCGGAAGACACGATTTTGAAGTATGGAAGGATCTGTTGACTGACTCCATGAAACTGGCTGGTGTGTCGGACGAAGCAACGCAGTTTATCGTCTTCAAAGTTAAGGCCGGTCAAAAATTGCTGGACGTCTTCAAGAATACGAAGTCGGTCGAGAACGCCCCGAATGAGCTCAACTTCCCGTTCTCGAACGCAATGTATCGTCTGAACACGTACTTCTCTTCGGGAGCAGATGTAATGCTCCAGAGGCGAAAGCTGGCACTCATTTCGCAGAAGACGGAAGAATCGGATGTGGCTTTCCTGATGCGCGTTGGGGCGATTGCTCGGATGTGCGAATTCGGCGATGACAAGGAATTTGAGGAGATCGCCAGAGCGGTGGCCGAGCACGCGAAAAACCGAGATGTGCGCACTACGGCATTGAAATTGCTGAGCCGTAATGGAACATTTACGGATCTGGTTGACAAGGTCCGTGAATTGGAAACGATTCGCTTGAACGAGGACTTCTTCAATCTGAAGCATGGCAAGCCGGACTCAGTCATGGTAGCTCGTGTGGCAACGACCCCCGTGGGGCAGTTAGCTGACCAGAGGGGACGCTCAGGAAAATTCGGAGCTTCCAGTCGTGGGAGGTACGCAGGACAAAGATATCGGTATGAAGGTAGCTCTTCCGGCCATGGTAGAGGATCTGGCTCATGGCGTGGAACAACAGGCGCGATTCCAGAACGCTGCTTTAGATGCCACAGCTTGTATCACAAATCGTTCAACTGCAGCGCAGTGGATAAAATCTGTTTGAATTGCGGTGGCAAAGGCCATCTCCAGCGGGCTTGCCGATCGTTGATGCGAGGAGATAGTAGTCGGTTGGAAAACGAAAGATCATCCGACATGAGGGCATCGGACGTCGCTGCGATTTCCAAAGTGGAGCATAATCAGAGTGATAAGGCAGCTGAAGACAAA GTATCGAAAACGCATGTGCAGGGGGCATATGATATAGCGCTCGTATCGATGGGTAAAGATAGTGGAATGATTTCGGCATCGGTAGCGGGGATGAAATGTGAATTCCTCATAGACTCCGGCGCGCAAGTAAACACGTTGTCAGAATACTGTTTCAGCCAACTATGCGAAGATGGAGTCTATAGAGAGGGTTTGCATAACATTCAACAGGGAACAGATCGGGCACTGAAGTCATATGCATCGGAAGGCGAGATACCAGTTCTTGGAACTTTCGAGGCATTTTTGTTCATATCGCAGGATCGTCccgtgtttctggagaaattttatatCGTAAGAGATTCGCAATCACTTCTGGGCCGTCCTACTGCTACGAGATACTGCGTGCTTCTGTTGGGCCTGCAAGTACCAGTGATTGCGTCTGATGCGGCACATCCGACAGCTCTTCAGCAGACGGCAATAGCGGCGGTGTCGTTGTCCGACGTGTTCCCCAAGTTCAACATTCCACCGGTTGAAATCAGGTATGATACGACAAAACCACCTTGCAGAAATATTTTCTTCAATATCCCGTTGGCGGTGAAACCGTTGGTAGAACAAAGGTTGCAGCAACTGGTAGCGTCCGACATTATTGAATGCGTTGAAGACGACATGGATGTATCATTCTGCTCCTCGATGTTGGTCATCCCTAAGGGTAAAGAAGATTTCCGACTAGTGATTGATCTCCGCGGACCAAACCAATATATTCTACGAACCCCTTTCGCAATGCCCACCCTAGAACAAATTCTAGCGGAACTGGAAGGGGCCACCTGGTTTTCGACCATCGATTTGAGTAATGCGTTCTTTCATATCGAACTCCATGAAAATAGTCGGCATCTCACCAATTTTCTGACGGAGTTCGGTATGTACCGCTGCGTTCGCTTGCCTTTTGGCTTGTGTAATGCCCCAGACATCTTCCAAGAGGTAATGCAGCGGAAGATTCTGGGAGGATGCAAGGGGGTCAAAAACTACCAGGACGATGTATTGGTATTTGGACGAACAAAAGAGGAGCACGACCAAAATTTGGCGGTGGTTCTCGAGCGGCTAAAGGAACATGACGTCAGAATAAACCATACAAAGTGCGTGTTCGGAAGTCAGCAAGTAGAGTTCTTGGGTTTTGTTCTGACGGCTCATGGTTGGCAAATCGAAGAGGAAAAATTGAACGCtataaggaatttcaggagaccaGAAAATTGTGCGGAGCTTAAAAGTTTCCTCGGGCTGATCACTTTTGTTGATAAATTTCTCGTACATCGAGCTTCGGCAACGAAATGTCTCCGGGCCTTAGCTAGCGCGGAAAAGTTTTACTGGACGGATGAAGAGGAAACTGAGTTCGTGAATTTGAAGCAGAATACTTTGGAAAGGATCAAGACGTTGGGATATTTCTGTAACACCGATCGAACAGAATTGTTCGTGGATGCGTCAGCAGCGGGGCTAGGTgcgatcctggtccagttctcgGAGGCAGATGTTCCCAGGATAATTGCGTGCGCCTCTAAAGCTTTAACAGCAACAGAGCAAAAATATCCCCAGACCCATAGAGAAGCCCTGGCGGTAGTTTGGGGCGTCGAACGGTTTTCGTTCTATCTAACGGGAAGGCCATTTGTTGTGAGAACGGATGCAGCTGCAAATGAGTTTATTTTCAACAACAACTATCGAATTGGAAAACGGGCTATATCGAGAGCTGAAGCGTGGGCGCTGCGGCTACAGCCCTACGATTTCACTATCGAAAGAGTTTCCAGCGAGGACAATGTGGCGGACGTTTTTTCTAGACTGATATCTTGCGCTCAAGCGGCAAAACCCTTTGAGGACGACAATGGAAACCACATGTTGTTCGCATTGGATGGAGGTATGGATATTACGTTGTCGGAAATAGAGAAGGAATCTGAACAAGATGAGGAAATGCAGCAACTATGTTTGGCGCTTCAACTGGACGAGTGGCCACGCAATTTGCGTCCTTTCGAGCCGCAAAAGAAGGACCTTCACAGCTTGGGTTTCCTCGTCTTCAAAGCAGATAAAATAGTTCTGCCGCTGGCTCTTCGGAATAAGGCGTTAGAGGCGGCGCATGGTGGCCACGTCGGAGAGGTTTAA